Below is a genomic region from Syntrophales bacterium.
GATGGAAAAAAGTTGGGGGCCCATGCGGGTTCTGAGGCCGATGCGGGGACTGATGCGGCATCGGTTAGAACCTGGGCCAGATTAGAGGGGGATGAATGGATCATCAATGGAACAAAATGGTTTGTCTCCAATCTCGGCAAGGCAGATTTTTACTTTATTACCCTGCGTACGGCTGAGGATCGCTACGGTGGCATAAGCACCATCCTGGTGGAAAAAGACACCCCCGGTATGACTATCGGCAGGAGAGTGGAGCTGATAAGCAACCGGGCGATCAGTAATGGCGAATTGATATTCGAGAACTGCCGGGTACCCAGGGAGAATTTGATCGGCAAACTGAACAGGGGATTTATGGACATGATGATCCTCTATGATGTGATAAGGCTTTACCTGGCGATAGGAGCGGTTGGGGTGGCAAGGGCGGCGCTGGAGGCCTCGATAAAATTTGCCAAGGAACGTCACCAGTTCGGCAAGCCCATTGGAGACTTCCAGATCATCAGGGCGATGCTTGTGGATATGGCTACGGAGATTGATGCGGCAAGACTCTTAACTTACAGGGCTTTGCATATGGAAGAGAAAGGTCTCAAGCATACAAAAGAGACCTCCATGGCAAAGCTGTACGCTTCCGAGATGGCCGACCGGGTCACCTATAAAGCGATCCAGATACACGGAGGATACGGACTTACTACGGACTTTCCCGTGGAACGTTACTGGAGAGATGCGAGGCTCTGTACCATAGGTGAGGGTACCAGCGAGATCCAGCGGCTGATAATCGCCGCCGAGATGCTCAAGAGTGAGAAAATCGTCCTCGATTCGGCCCTTGATTAAATAAAAACCAGTCGTAAGTCATCAGTCGTAAGTCATCAGTCGTAAGTCGTAAGTCAACAACCTTGATTAAAGGGGACTACTATGAACATCGTAGTTTGTGTAAAACAGGTGCCGGAAGAAATCCGGATAAACAAGAAAACGGGGGACCTGATCAGAGAAGGTATAAAGGGGATCATGAATCCCTGTGACAAGAATGCCCTGGAGCTGGCGGTTACTTTAAAAGAAAAGCATGGCGGTAAGGTAACACTGGTTTCCATGG
It encodes:
- a CDS encoding acyl-CoA dehydrogenase family protein; amino-acid sequence: MDFSYTKEQEVLRNVVREFCDREIAPRAAEFDRTAEFDYGIIEKLSRQKLLGVIMPKEYGGMGGSHIDQAIICEEIARDSLVAAVATNMAWYLAYEVWRVGTDENKKRWISYLFDGKKLGAHAGSEADAGTDAASVRTWARLEGDEWIINGTKWFVSNLGKADFYFITLRTAEDRYGGISTILVEKDTPGMTIGRRVELISNRAISNGELIFENCRVPRENLIGKLNRGFMDMMILYDVIRLYLAIGAVGVARAALEASIKFAKERHQFGKPIGDFQIIRAMLVDMATEIDAARLLTYRALHMEEKGLKHTKETSMAKLYASEMADRVTYKAIQIHGGYGLTTDFPVERYWRDARLCTIGEGTSEIQRLIIAAEMLKSEKIVLDSALD